The following are from one region of the Tenacibaculum dicentrarchi genome:
- a CDS encoding thioredoxin family protein, with protein sequence MKNLFLVLFLAIISVNVNAQEEVNWLTFEEAIEKNITNPKPILVSLYTDWCGWCKKMDKTTYKNNVLVSYINKHYYAVKMNGEGKDDISFNGTTYKYVKQGGMKYHELAAQIMKGQMSYPSTAFFDPEKRLIQTIPGYLEKQRFEKIINFFTKDTYKTTEWTTFEKEFKSTI encoded by the coding sequence ATGAAAAACTTATTTTTAGTATTATTTTTAGCGATTATTTCAGTTAATGTAAACGCCCAAGAAGAAGTAAATTGGCTTACTTTCGAAGAAGCTATTGAAAAAAACATCACAAACCCCAAGCCTATTTTAGTCAGTTTATATACTGATTGGTGTGGTTGGTGTAAAAAAATGGATAAAACAACCTATAAAAATAATGTGCTAGTTAGCTATATTAATAAGCATTATTACGCTGTAAAAATGAATGGTGAAGGGAAAGATGACATCAGTTTTAATGGAACGACATACAAATATGTAAAGCAAGGAGGAATGAAATATCATGAATTAGCCGCTCAAATTATGAAAGGGCAAATGAGCTATCCTTCTACAGCATTTTTTGATCCTGAAAAAAGATTAATTCAAACAATTCCAGGTTATTTAGAAAAGCAACGCTTTGAAAAAATAATTAACTTTTTTACAAAAGATACTTACAAGACCACTGAATGGACAACTTTTGAAAAGGAATTTAAAAGTACTATTTAA